In Candidatus Devosia phytovorans, the DNA window TGACCGGGGAGCCCATTCCCTTCGTCAAGCACAAGGCATCCGACTTCAACCGCATCGCCTATGCGGCCGCCCATGTGGTGGCCGACCCGCTTGCGAGCAATGATCCCTGGCTGACGCCGGCCATCGACTGGGCCACCACGCTCAAATTCCGTCATCGGCTATGGGATCTCGGTCTCGGCGTCGCCGAGGCGATGGATACGGCCCAGCGCGGCATGGGCCTGGGTTGGGCCGAGGCGCAGGAATTGATCCGCCGTGCCCAGGCCGAGGCCCGCACGCGCGACGATGCGCTGATCGCCTATGGCGCCGGCACCGACCATCTGACGCCCGGGCCGGATGTCACCATTGACGACATCATCCGTGCCTATGAAGAACAGGTCGGCTTCGTCGAGAGCCAGGGCGGCCGTGTCATCCTCATGGCTTCGCGCGCCCTCGCCTTTGCCGCCAAATCACCGGAAGATTACGCCAAGGTCTATGGGCGCATTCTCAGCCAGGTCAGACAGCCGGTGGTGATGCACTGGCTGGGCGAAATGTTCGATCCGGCGCTGGCCGGTTATTGGGGCAATGACGACCACGACAAGGCGATGGATGTCTGTCTCGACGTCATCGCCGCCCATTCTGAAAAGGTCGACGGCATCAAGATTTCCCTGCTCTCGGCGGAAAAGGAAATCGCCATGCGCCGGCGGCTGCCGCCTTCGGTCAAAATGTATACCGGTGACGACTTCAACTATGCCGAACTGATCGCCGGCGACGAGGAGGGCTTTTCGCATGCCCTGCTCGGCATTTTCGACGCCATCGCCCCGGCCGCCTCGGCAGGTCTCGCCGCACTGGGCAAGGGCAACAATAACGAGTTCTTCGATCTGCTCGAACCGACCGTGCCGCTGAGCCGGCATATCTTTGCCGCGCCCACCCGCTTCTACAAGACCGGCGTGGTCTTCCTCGCCTATCTCAACGGGCTGCAGGACCACTTCCAGATGATCGGAGGGCAGCAGTCGACCCGTTCGGTTCAGCATCTGAGCGAGCTGTTCCGCCTCGCTGACAAGGCGCGAGTCCTAAGTGACCCTCAGCTCGCCATTTCGCGCATGAAGGCGGTTCTCGATGTTAACAGTGTGCTAACCAAATGAGCCAACGTGCTATATCGCTGAATCTTGCCACCACGCGCCAGGTCTGGGGCTTCAAGGAAGCTGTCGACGGCTGCTTAAAGGCTGGCATTACGGCAATTTCTCCTTGGCGCGACCAGGTCGCTGCGGTCGGATTGGACGAAGCCGCCCGCATCGTCCGGGACAACAAGCTGCAGGTCACCGGCCTCTGCCGCGGCGGCATGTTTCCCGCCGAAACTGCCGAAGGCCGGCAGGCTCAGATCGACGACAACCTCCGCGCCATTGACGAGGCGGCCGCGCTCAATGCCGATTGCCTGGTGCTGGTTGTCGGCGGATTACCGGGCAGTTCCAAGGACTTGCCCGGTGCACGGCAGATGGTCAGCGACGGCATTGCCGCCATGCTGCCCCATGCCAGGGCCTGCGGCGTCAAGATCGCCATCGAGCCATTGCACCCCATGTATGCCGCCGACCGCGCCTGCGTAAACACGATCGACCAGGCCCTCGATATCTGCGAGGCACTTGGTGAAACGGTCGGCGTCGCCGTGGACGTCTACCATGTCTGGTGGGACCCCAATCTCGCGCAAGCCATTGCCCGCGCTGGAAGAATGAAGCGCATCTTCGCCCATCACATCTGCGACTGGCTGGTCCCGACCAGGGATATGCTGCTCGATCGCGGCATGATGGGCGATGGCGTCATCGACCTGCCGGCCATTCGGCAAATGATTGAAGACGCCGGCTTTTTCGGCCCACAGGAAGTGGAAATCTTTTCCCAGGACAATTGGTGGAAGCGTCCCGGCGACGAAGTGCTTAAGGTGATCAAGGAGCGGGTGGCGACGGTCTGCTGAGCTTTGAGGCCATCACGAAAGTGAGCAGCAGCAGGGGGATAAGCAGGGCAAAGGCCATACGAATGCCGAAGCCCTGCGCCACCGCGCCGATCAAGACCGGCGCGCCGAGATTGACGAATTGAAAGATCAGCGTCGTCGCGGCCACATTCTGGCTCGCCGGCCGATCGCCCAGCCGTGCCGCCGCCGAGAGCATCAGCGGATAAAGCACGCAGATGCCTAGACCCAGCAGGCCAAAGCCGGCGAGAGCCGCGAGGGCGTTGGGCGAAAAGACCACAAGCAGCATTCCGGCAATGGCGACACTGGCCAATACCCGCGCCACCATGACCGGACCGAAACGATCGATCCAGCGGTCCGCAACCAGCCGCCCCAACGCCATGGTGACCAGCAGCGCCGGCAGCGCCAGCGACTCGATCCAGGCGGCCACTTCGAAATTGTCGCGCAGGAAGATGATCGACCAGGCCCGCGCTGAACCCTCGGTCAGCCCGGCGCCCATGCCGAAAGCGACCAGACCGAGCGTCGCCAGGGTCGGCCAGGCCAGTTTCTTGCCGTTCTCGCCGGCATGCGGTCGGGGCGGGGTCGCTGGCATGGGCACGACGACGGTCCAGAGCAACAGACCTAAAATGGGCACCAGCGTCCACAGGTGCCAGGCCGGCGCTATGTCGAGCCCGCGCAGCGCCGCGCCCAGCAGCGAAGTGGTGAGAAAACCCACGCTCCAGACGCCGTGGCACGTGTTCATGATGCGCTGACCCGATGCCGCCTCGATGCGATCGGCTTCGACATTGATGGCGATATTGGTCAGCGAGAACCCCAGTCCATTGATGGCCAGCAGGGCGAACATGGCGAAGGGGTTGAGCAGCACCGTCACCAGCGCGGCGGAAATGGCCGAGAAGGGTAGCATGACCAGGATCACCTTGCGCGGCCCGATGCGCTCGATGATGCGGCTGGAAAACAGGAACATGCTGAGCCCGCCCAAAGGCTGGCCAATCAGCACCAGGCCCAGTTGCGCCTCGGAGAGGCCGATCTGCAGCTGGATGTCCGGGATGCGGGTGTGGATGGCGCCGACGGTCAGCGCATGGACGAAGAACAGCGCAATAATGCGCCAGCGGACGATGGGCATGAAACTCACAAAGGATAGTCTGGCCGGGCGGAACGAACGGCAATTCGTCTTAGGCTCACTTGGGGCCGGGGTCCATGAGCACGTGAATGCGATCAGCACCAAGCCGCGCCAGCTTGAGCATCAGCGCCTTGCGACGGGCTGGCGCCATTGGCGTATCGGGGCTGTCGCGCAGGATGGCGCCATCATGCGCATCGGCGACGATCAGGCCCTCGCTCTCGGGAAAAATTTCCGCTTCAAGTTCGGGTGGCTTGGCAAAGAAGAAGCGGTCGGAAAATTCGCGATATTCGTGCCACTTCCGGTCGACCTGGAAATCGATCAGGCTCGACTTGATCTCGACGATCCAGATTTCGCCCTTGGGACCGACACCCAGCACATCAGCGCGGCGGCCGGAGCGCAGGGTCACTTCGGCATAGCAGGCCATGTCATAGGTCTCGCGCAACAGCCGCATGACCCCGCGCTGGACGCGCAGGGCGGTAGCTGATTGGCGGAGATCGACGATCGGGCGCAGTTCAGTCCGCTGACTGTCAGCCATGCGGCGGGACCGGTTCGGGGGGCAGGCCGTGTGGGTCGTCCACCTTGCGCGTGCCCAGGGCAAAGCTCGATGCCCAGAGCCCAGCCAGCAGTAGCGGCAGGCAGATCAGATAGGAATTGCGGATGCCCAGATGTTCAGCGACGAAGCCGAGCAGCGGCGGGGCCATGAAGAAGACCACGAAACTCACCTGACCGAGCGCCGCGACATTGACCGCAGCGGGCCGGTCGGTGCGCTGGGCGGCCGCGGATACGGCCAGAGGGTAAACTGCCGAACAGCCAATGCCCATCAAGGCAAAGCCGAGTAGCGCCACGCCCGGCATGCCCTCCGGCGCCCAGCCCACCATCAACACGCCGACGCTGGCAAGGCTCAGCAGCACCATGGAAACATGGCGCGGGCCAAAGCGGGCGACGACAGGATCGGCGGTCAGGCGCATCAAAGCCATGAAGAAGGCAAAGAGCGTCAGGCCCATGCCGCTGACGAAAGGCTCGGTCGAAAAGATCTCGTCCATATAGATGGCCGACCAATCGATGCCGGCGCCTTCGACGAGGAAGGCGGCAAAGCCGATGAGGCAAAGCGGCAAGAGGCCCCAATTGGGGAAGGCGATCTGGTGACCGGTCTCGCCTTGCATGCGCGCTGGTTTTGGTGCTGGCCGGATGCCGGAAATCATGAAGCCACCGATCACCACCACAATGACGGCAACAAGGCCCAGATGGGCCTCGACCGAGAGGCCCGACTGGCGGATGCCGGCGCCGAACAGGGCGGTGACGAAGAAGCCGACGCTCCAGAAGCCATGAGCGCGGTTCATATACCGACCGCCTGTATGCATTTCGAGGCGATCGATTTCGACATTGAGATTAATTTCGAGCGCGCCGGACAGCAGCCCGGTCAAAAAGAGCACGCCGAAGACGAAGGGCGCAAAGCCCAACCAGGGAATGGTGGCAAAGAACAGTGCCGGGCCGAGCACGGTGAAGAAGGCCGTGGTGCGGACGCCAATACGCTCGATGATGGACGCGCCAAATGTCAGCGAGATCAGCGAGCCGATCGACATGCCGATCATGGTGAGGCCGAGCTGGCCCTTGTCGACCTGAAGGTGGGCCTGAATGTCAGGCAGGCGCGCCATCAGGGCGCCGGTGGTCAGCGCGAAGAGGAAAAAGCAGGCATAGAGACGGTGTTGCGGCGCAATGGTCATGGGGTGACAACCTTGGTGACCGGACGCGGCGCCAGGACCTGGGTGGTCGCAAGGCCGAGCAGAACCAGTGGAATGCCGACACCGAAAATCCAGTGCAGGCCGAAATGCTCACCGATATAGCCCAGCAGCGGCGGGCCGAGCAGGAAGGCGGTGAAGGAGAATTGCGCCAGTGCGGCGACATTGATGGCGGCCGGGCGGTCGGTCTGCTGGGCTGCCGCCGACATGGCCAGGGGGAAGAGGGCCGAGGAGCCGATGCCGATCAGTGCAAAGCCAAGATAGGCCACCCAGGCGAACCCGATCGAGGGCGCGAAGAAGACCAGCAGAACGCCAATGCCCATGACGGCAATCAGCACGCGAGCCACGAGGACCGGGCTGTAGCGATCGACGAAACCATCGGCAAAGAAGCGGGCAAGCGCCTGCGAACCGGCGACGGTCGCCACGGCGATACCGGCCCAGAAGGGCGTCGCCTCGAAAATATTGCGCATATAGATGGCCGACCAGTCGATGCCGGCGCCCTCCATGAGCATGGCGGCGATGCAGACGCTCACCAGCATCATGATGGTAGGGGTTGGCCGGGCGAAGTGGGGCGTTTCATCACTGCTCGAACCTGTGCGATGCGCAGCTGGCTGGAAGCGACCGAGGATGACAAGAGTGGCGACGAGAATGACCGGGGTCATGATCATCAGGTGATACTGCGGTGGCAATCCGGTCTGGGCGATGAACGAGCCGACCATGCCGGCAGCGAAAAAGCCAAGGCTCCAGAAGGCATGAGCGCGGCTCATGATGCGCCGGCCAATGGCATGTTCGACGCGATCGGCCTCAATATTGATGATGATCTCGATGCAGCCGATGGTGAGGCCCACCGGCACCAGCAGCAGGAAGAAGGCAAGCGGACCCTGCGCCCATGCGGCAGTGGCGTAGAGAACCGAGAGCAAGGGAATGGCGGTGAGCAAGACGCGCCGATAGCCGATGGCTTCGATGAAGCGACCCGCAAAAGTCAGTGAAATCAGCGTGCCGGCGGCCGAGCCAATCAGCGCCAGCCCCAGAGCACCCTCGCCGACACCCATCGCCTCCTGAATGGCAGGCAGGCGCGGGAAGAGACTGCCCATGCAAAAGGAATATACGAAGAACGCCCCGAAGACCTTCATCTGGGGCGGCAGGTGGAGGCCAAACGTCATGGCTGAAACTACTCGCAAGATTTTGTGCCGGCGAAGCTATGCGAGAATCAGATCATCGCCTAGGGCGCGTGCAAACGTTTTCGTTCTATTCTTGCAACGTTGCATTTTTGGCGCGATAGAGTGCTAGTCGCCATGCAACGGCCGCTCGCCTCGGAAGAGCGCGGCATGGCGTTTCATCAGCGCGGCGATGCGATCCCCAACCGCACGCACCGCGGGTTCGTGACGCTCCTCGTGATGGCTGACCAGCCATTGATCGGTCTCGAGCTCCTTGATCACCGGGGCAATGCGGATCAGGCGCGGATCGCTGTCGCCGACGAAACAGGGAAAGACGGACAGGCCCGCGCCATGGGCCACCAGTTCGCGGACGCTCATCGCATCATTGCCGCGAATGGCGATGCGGTCGCCATGGCGGGCCTGGATCCAGCGCGCCGAATGGGTCTGGCTCCCCTCCCCAACCACGCCGACGAAATAGCCGGCTTCGACGCCGTTGATCAGTTCACGACCCGAATAGAGGCCATAGGCCACCTTGCCGATGAGCCGCCCGGCCAGCCATTGCTCGGTCGGCCGCTGGTTGCGGATGCCCAGATCGGCATTGCGCCGGCCGATGTCGACCTTCTGGTTGGCCGTGACCAGTTCGAGGGTAAATCTGTCGGCCACGGTCCAGATGTCGCCGATCTGGCCGGAGAGAAAAGCCGAGGTCCAGGGGCCCGCTGAGAGGCGCACGATGCGGCCACCGCTCGCGCCTTCCTTCCAGCGGCGCAGCGACAACATGGCCGCTTCGACATCCTCGGCACGGGTCAGCAGGTCTTCGCCTGCCTGGGTCAGGCGATATCCGGTCTGGCTACGGTGAAACAGCGGTTCGCCGACCTGCCGCTCAAGCGCGGCGACGCGGCGGCCCAGCGTTGCCGCACTGAGTTTCGTGGTCTCGGTGGCGGCGCTCAGTCCGCCCAGCCGCGCCACATCGAGAAAGAGCCGCAGATCGTCCCAGCTGAAGTCCATTTTTCATTTCTGCAAAGGTCCTTGCAATCCCGACTATAGAGAAAGCTCAGCAGAAATAGCAAGTATTGGGCCAGCAGCGTCTGGCGCTGCGGCACAGCACAGCAAGAACCACCAAATATGCAATCCGGAAATTTGCCTTTCCGGCGATGGCGGAGCCTTGCTGAACAGGAGATCGAAATGTTCAAGGCAATCCGGAAGACTCTTTCAGCATGGTGGCAGCGCGACCTTGCCACCCGCAAACTCAATGCGATGGACGACCACCTGCTGGCCGACCTCGGCACCAGCCGTGCGGACATTGCGCGCTTCGTCCGCAGCAAGGAAGATGCGATCGAGCCGACGGCACCGAAATCCTACCGGCACAAGGATGCCGTTCGCTTCCGCCTCGACTGCGTTGAGGCCTGAGATTTGCGGTCACATTTTTGTTGCAAGTGCTGCCTAGCGTCTGCCTCATTTGAGAAATTTCGAGGTGGATTATGGACTTGCGGTTCGGAATTGGCCTTTTGATCCTGGCGCTGTCAGCCAGTTCCAGTCTCGCCAGGGAAGAAAATCTGAATGGCGTGGTGGTGGATGTGCCGTCCGACTGGGAGGTTCAGCGCGGTGAAGCCGGCTCGATGCTGATCTCTCAGGAATTTCCCGAAACCGACGAGTATGAGCAAGGCGCGGTGATCATTCAGCTGATCGCGCCGCGCGGCGTGGAGGGCACGCTGGCGCAGGGCATGGCGCAGGTGGTGAATGCCTTTCCGGACATGGCCGAAGAGGACACGACCACCGATAGCGCCGGCGTGACCAGCAATGGCTATGAAGTGCTGATGGAATATCGCTGCTGCGGGCGCATCCAGGACATCAGTGCCGGCCTCACCACGATTGCCGTGGGAAGCCCGACCAAGCAGGCCTATCTGCAGATGGTGTCGATGAATATGGACGGCGATCGCGAGGACGAGATCGACGCCGAGTTTGCCACCATGGCGCGCACCATGCGCCTCAACGAGAGTGACGAGCTCTTTGCCGTGGCACCAAAGGATGGCGATGGCGGACTTGAAGGCGTCTATACCTATCTGCGCACCGGGCTGACGCTCAACCCGTTCGGCGGCATGGATTTTACCGCCGACAGCGAGATCACGGTCTTCGACACGTCGGGCCTGTTCAGCGATACCATTCCGGCCAATATGGATATGGCGGCTCATTGCGCCGACCACCCGCGCGACTGCGGCACCTACAAGGTCACGGGCGGCGGTTTCTGGGGCGGCGCCAAGCAGCTCGAAATGCGCAGCGTGATCGACGACTTCGGGACATTCGAGGTCGAGGTGTCGAGCCTTGATGACCAGGATGGCGGCTTGTCGATCGACGACAATTTCCACGCAAGACTGCCAGCCTTCGATGCCGGCACGACATTTGATGGCCAATGGCGCTACTTCTGGGCGCAGACCGGGAGCATGGCCTTCAGCTCCAACAGCGTGGCCGTCGAGCGGCTGCTGACAATGACGCCGGACGGCCGTTTCGAGCAGACCGGCTTTTCCGGCGCCAGCGGCAGCGTGGATGGCGGTACTGGCACCACCAGCTTTGCCACGGGCAGCGACCGGCCGCTGGAGTCAGGCACCTATCGTGTCGATGGCTATACGCTGGTGCTAAGCGGCGACGATGGCAGCGAACAGATGCTGAGCCTCTTCGCGCCCGACATCGGCTCGGATGAATTGCTGGTCATCAACGGCAGCAATTATCTCAAGCAATGAAGAGGCCGCCCCGAAGGGCGGCCTGAAACGGCAGCAAGTCGGCGCCGTTATAGTGTTCAGCTCTGGGCCAGGCAGACCGAGGTCACGCCACGATTGCGGAAGCCGAGGGCGTTGGCTGCTGCCTTGCTCAGATCGATGATGCGCTTGCCGTGGAAGGGGCCACGGTCATTGATGGTCACCTCGACATGGTTGCCGGTATTCTGGTCGGTCACAGTGACCTTGGTGCCAAAGGGAAGGGAACGATGCGCCGCCGTCATGGCGTTTTCGTTGAAGATTTCTCCCGATGCAGCCCGCTTGCCATTGAAGCCAGGGCCATACCAGGAAGCGCCGCCACATTGGGCATAGGCTGCAGTAGAGAAGGACAGAAGGGCTGCAGCAACAATGGCGGCGGATACGGCTTTCTTAATCAAACTCGGAGTCTCACGTCATTTACGATGAGCGTTTGATTAACGGCTGCGACGGGCCACAATGTGCCCGATTTGCCTCAGGTGGCCCCCAAGAGCCCGGGTCTGGTGGATAGTTGCAGGATTCGCGGCTGCATTTCTGCCTGCTTGCTGAATGGGTGCACCAAACTGGAGGAAATGAATCCACTATCGCGACGAATCTGGCCGGAATCGACGTCGGACTCGTCAAGCCCTTGGATTCATCTTGCGCGGTGTGGCCATGAGGTCACGGTTCCGGCTCAAGTGCCAAAATCCGGCATTTTGGCTCTGGCGCCGTGGATAACTCCACCAATTCCACGTCCTCCTTGGGTCAAATGTGGCGGGAATGCGGCCAATATCCTTGTGCAAAATGCGAAAGCGCGCCGCGGAACCTTAACCGCCGGCGCTGGTTCCGACCTGATGGCTTATGAACTTTACTACTGGACCGGCATTCAGGGCCGGGGCGAATTCATTCGATTGGCACTGGAAGAGGCGAGCGTCGCCTATGAGGACGTCGCCCGTGAACAGGGCGACGTCGTGATCGAAGCGCTAGGTGAAAAATTGGAGACACCCGGTTTCGCGCCACCCTTCCTCAGGCATGGCGAGACCGTCGTCGGCCAGGTTTCGACAATTCTGTTCTATCTTGGAGATAGGCTTGATCTGGCGCCAAAGGATGCGCGGCTCAGGCTCTGGACGCAGCAAATCCAACTGACCATCGCCGACTTCGTCGTCGAGGGACATGACGCGCACCATCCTCTCGGCGCCGGCGCCTATTACGAAGAACAAAAGCCCGAGGCAGTACGGCGGGCGAAAGAGTTCCGCGAGCAGCGCGTCCCCAAATTCCTCGGCTGGTTCGAAACCATCCTCGAGCGCAATCCTGAAGGCGCCACACATCTGGTGGGTGCCAGGCTCAGTTATGCCGACCTGTCACTGTTCCAGGTGATTAGCAGCATCGACTATGCCTTCCCCAAACTGATGGCGCGGATCGGCAATGATTATCCCAAGCTGCGTGCCCTGCATGACCTTGTGCGGAGCCGGCCCAATATCGCCGCTTATCTCAAGAGCGATCGACGCCTGTCCAATAATGAGGATGACCTGTTCCGGCATTATCCGGAGCTTGATCCGTAGACCTATTCAAATCTGAATATCCAGCACCGGATTTCGGCGAGTTCCCATCATGGCTGCATCACCCCATGTTGAGTGCAATCCACTCCATGAGGTTTCGCCATGAGCACATCATCTCGCCTGTCCGACCCGATCCTGCTGCAAAGGCTTGAAGGCGTCGCCGCTTTGGGCCTGGGCATCGCCGCCTATATCTGGCTTGGCCAGTCCTGGGGGGTGTTCGCGCTGCTCTTTCTGGCGCCGGATCTGCTGATGCTGGGCTATCTGCGCTCGAAGAGCTTTGGCGCGCTGACCTATAATCTTGGCCATACCTATGCTGCGCCGGCACTGCTGGCCCTGCTCGGCCTCGTCACCGGTCCATTGGCCTTCGGCCTTGCCGCCATCTGGACGGCGCATATTGGTTTCGACCGTATGCTCGGATATGGCTTGAAACTGGGCGATTTCAAATCCACCCACCTCGGCCGTATGGGCAAGTCGGCTAAGGCTTGACGACTTTGTAGTCGAGATGGGTGACGAAGCGCGTGGCACGCGCACCCACGGGTTCGAGTTGTGCCGTCAGGCCATCCCACAGCCTCTCGCCCTGTCCGGCAAGCTGGGGCACGAGCTTGAGATGCAGCATGTCGACCACGCCGGCATTGAGATAGTGGCGCAAGGTGGTGACGCCGCCGGCTATGGAAACATTGCGCTCGCCCGCTGCTTCCCGAGCGCGCTCAAGCGCCACTTCCGGCCCTTGGGTGACGAAATGAAAGATCGTGCCGCCTTCCATTTCCAGTGGCGCATGCTCGTGGTGCGTCAGCACAAAGACCGGTGCGTGATAGGGCGGATTGGGGCCCCACCAGCCGGTCCATGCCTCTTCCCAGACGTCGGACCCGGGCGCTGCGAACATGTTGCGACCCATGACGAAGGCGCCGTAGTCGGTGACCGCCGCGATCTCATCGCGATTATTCTCGCCGTCCTCGAACATCCAGCTCGCAAACTGCCTGGGGTCGATCGTGCCGAAGGGGCGTTCCCGGCTCTGGTCGGTGCCGGTGCCATAGCCATCCAGCGACAGCATGATATGGGCGCGTACCTGTTGAGCCATGTCATTGTCCTCCGATCCGCGACCCTAGGATTGCCCGGGGCAGACTGTCAAATGAATGGCCCCTTGCCTATTTGCGCGGGGTGAGGCCGAAGAGGAAGAGCTGTTCGAGATAGCGCGCGGCGTCCTCGAAACGTCCCTCGCCACCGCGTCCCGGCCCGAGCACGGCGCGGACCTGGACGTCGAAATCGGCATAGTGCTGGGTGGTGGCCCAGATGGAAAAGATCAGGTGATAGGGGTCGGTGCGCGCGAGCTTGCCCTCGCTCATCCAGCCCATCAGGACCTTGGCCTTTTCATCGACGAGATTTTTGAGATCGACCTCGATCATTTCGATAATGCGCGGTGCGCCCTGCAGCATTTCATTGGCAAAGAGCCGGCTTTCTCGGGGAAAGTCGCGGGCCATTTCCAGCTTGCGGCGAATATAGGAGCGGATCTCCGGGAAAGGATCGCCATTGGCGTCCATTTCCTCGAGTGGCGCCAGCCAGTTTACCAGAAGTTCGGAGATCAGCCGGCGGTGGATCTCTTCCTTGCGCGGGAAATAGTAAAGCAGGTTGGGCTTGCTCATGCCCGCGACCTCGGCGATCTGGTCGATCGTCGCGCCGCGAAAGCCGTGCAGCGAAAACACTTCCAGCGCCGCTTCGAGGATGATGTCCTGCTTTTCGCGCTGGATGCGCGTCAATGGCCGCACTTTGGCCGGCGCATGGGCTGCCGCCTTGGCATCAGCCTTGTGCTGCCGTTTGGGCGTAACGGGGCTTTCGGCACTTTTCAGCTTTGTGGGCGGCATTTTCGCCTTGCTAGAAAGTTTGGGAGTGCTAACATTTTTCCAATTGGTCAAAATTTCGGGACTTAGCGCTTCGCCGTCAAGAGCCAAAATCGACCAAAGCCGATCAATGGGAGCGAGGGGTTTCCGTGACCAATTCCAATAGTGTGGCGCCGAACGACCTGAGTGCGTTCTGGATGCCCTTTACCGCCAACCGGCAGTTCAAGAAAAACCCGCGCATGTTCGTCGCGGCCAAGGACATGCATTACACGACCTCCGATGGCCGCCAGGTGCTGGACGGTACGGCGGGCCTGTGGTGCGTCAACGCCGGTCACGCACGACCGAAAATCGTCGAAGCCATCGCGAAGCAAGCGGCCGAGCTCGACTATGCGCCGGCCTTCCAGATGGGCCATCCGAAAGCCTTCGAGCTGGCCAACCGCCTGGTTGATATCGCCCCCGATGGGCTAAACCATGTGCTCTACACCAATTCGGGGTCTGAATCGGTCGAGACGGCGCTAAAGGTTGCGCTAGCCTATCATCGCGTGAAGGGCGACGGCGCCCGCACAAGGCTGATCGGCCGCGAACGCGCCTATCATGGCGTCAATTTCGGCGGCATTTCGGTGGGTGGCATCGTCACCAACCGCAAGATGTTCGGCACGCTGCTCGGCGGCGTCGATCACATGCCCCACACCCATAACCTTGCCAAGAACGCCTTCACCAAGGGCGTGCCCGAATATGGCACCGAACTGGCCGACGAGCTGGAACGCATCGTCACGCTGCATGATGCCTCGACAATTTCGGCCGTCATCGTCGAGCCGGTAGCCGGTTCGACCGGTGTACTGATCCCGCCGGCCGGCTATCTCAAGCGCTTGCGCGAGATCACCAAGA includes these proteins:
- a CDS encoding aspartate aminotransferase family protein; its protein translation is MTNSNSVAPNDLSAFWMPFTANRQFKKNPRMFVAAKDMHYTTSDGRQVLDGTAGLWCVNAGHARPKIVEAIAKQAAELDYAPAFQMGHPKAFELANRLVDIAPDGLNHVLYTNSGSESVETALKVALAYHRVKGDGARTRLIGRERAYHGVNFGGISVGGIVTNRKMFGTLLGGVDHMPHTHNLAKNAFTKGVPEYGTELADELERIVTLHDASTISAVIVEPVAGSTGVLIPPAGYLKRLREITKKHGILLIFDEVITGFGRLGTPFGADYFGVTPDIMVTAKGLTNGIIPMGAVLVSSEIHDAFMGGPEHVIEFFHGYTYSGNPVASAAALATLETYKDEDLLTRGTEMGVHFAEALHSLKGEPHVIDIRNIGMVGAIELEPIAGSPTKRAFSAFLAAYESGFLIRTTGDIIALSPPLIISKAQIAELIDGIRAVLRSID
- a CDS encoding dihydrofolate reductase family protein, with translation MAQQVRAHIMLSLDGYGTGTDQSRERPFGTIDPRQFASWMFEDGENNRDEIAAVTDYGAFVMGRNMFAAPGSDVWEEAWTGWWGPNPPYHAPVFVLTHHEHAPLEMEGGTIFHFVTQGPEVALERAREAAGERNVSIAGGVTTLRHYLNAGVVDMLHLKLVPQLAGQGERLWDGLTAQLEPVGARATRFVTHLDYKVVKP
- a CDS encoding DUF4260 domain-containing protein — its product is MSTSSRLSDPILLQRLEGVAALGLGIAAYIWLGQSWGVFALLFLAPDLLMLGYLRSKSFGALTYNLGHTYAAPALLALLGLVTGPLAFGLAAIWTAHIGFDRMLGYGLKLGDFKSTHLGRMGKSAKA
- a CDS encoding glutathione S-transferase, coding for MAYELYYWTGIQGRGEFIRLALEEASVAYEDVAREQGDVVIEALGEKLETPGFAPPFLRHGETVVGQVSTILFYLGDRLDLAPKDARLRLWTQQIQLTIADFVVEGHDAHHPLGAGAYYEEQKPEAVRRAKEFREQRVPKFLGWFETILERNPEGATHLVGARLSYADLSLFQVISSIDYAFPKLMARIGNDYPKLRALHDLVRSRPNIAAYLKSDRRLSNNEDDLFRHYPELDP
- a CDS encoding TetR family transcriptional regulator C-terminal domain-containing protein, producing the protein MPPTKLKSAESPVTPKRQHKADAKAAAHAPAKVRPLTRIQREKQDIILEAALEVFSLHGFRGATIDQIAEVAGMSKPNLLYYFPRKEEIHRRLISELLVNWLAPLEEMDANGDPFPEIRSYIRRKLEMARDFPRESRLFANEMLQGAPRIIEMIEVDLKNLVDEKAKVLMGWMSEGKLARTDPYHLIFSIWATTQHYADFDVQVRAVLGPGRGGEGRFEDAARYLEQLFLFGLTPRK